A single window of Undibacterium sp. 5I1 DNA harbors:
- a CDS encoding DUF484 family protein produces MEKVVVSSTGQSDVIADVLTQLRTENFALRTQLENLLEQAHRNQNIMSRHQSFDLKLIGASSFRELIENIFSALAKMSELDIVTLGLLDYQKNLQQIMLDLKITSEEFPSLFFVQNELDLRIHGEQLFKPVLGIYDPVKHGKMFSTCTRKPKSVAVVPLIRQQKLLGYLNLGSFEDARFSPTMATDFIEHLASIIAICLENVINNERLTHIGLTDPLTNVSNRRYVEQRMLEEIGRARRQQYSIVCMYLDIDFFKKINDRYGHQGGDDVLIEVSNRIKAELRLSDTMGRFGGEEFVALLVNASAQDGLIVAERIRKSIAGKTFALTGAIGTCQATISIGVSTLAVANNEGKIENVARDLLQAADQALFRAKNQGRNRVCRAD; encoded by the coding sequence ATGGAGAAAGTTGTCGTGTCATCTACCGGACAATCCGATGTGATTGCCGATGTGCTTACCCAACTGCGTACAGAGAATTTTGCCTTGCGTACTCAATTAGAAAACCTGTTAGAACAAGCGCATCGTAACCAAAATATTATGTCGCGGCATCAGAGCTTCGATTTAAAGCTGATCGGTGCCAGTAGTTTTCGTGAGTTGATCGAAAATATTTTTAGTGCACTAGCCAAGATGTCAGAACTGGATATTGTCACGCTAGGCTTGCTGGACTATCAAAAAAATCTGCAGCAGATCATGCTGGATCTGAAGATCACTTCTGAAGAATTTCCCTCCTTATTTTTTGTGCAAAACGAGCTAGATTTGCGCATCCATGGCGAGCAATTGTTCAAACCGGTCTTAGGAATTTATGACCCCGTGAAACACGGCAAGATGTTTTCAACCTGTACGCGCAAACCCAAAAGCGTTGCGGTGGTGCCCTTAATACGACAACAAAAATTATTAGGTTATCTGAATTTAGGTAGCTTTGAAGACGCACGGTTTAGCCCAACCATGGCGACCGATTTTATCGAGCATCTGGCCTCCATCATTGCCATCTGTCTTGAGAACGTGATCAATAACGAACGGCTGACACATATAGGCTTAACCGATCCGCTCACCAATGTCAGCAACCGCCGCTATGTAGAACAGCGCATGCTGGAAGAAATCGGGCGCGCCCGTCGTCAGCAATACAGCATTGTCTGCATGTATCTGGATATCGATTTCTTTAAAAAAATTAATGACCGTTACGGCCACCAGGGGGGCGATGATGTCTTGATCGAAGTCAGTAATCGTATCAAGGCAGAACTGCGTCTGAGCGATACCATGGGGCGTTTTGGCGGGGAGGAATTTGTCGCTCTGCTAGTCAATGCCAGCGCGCAAGACGGCTTGATTGTGGCAGAACGGATACGCAAAAGTATTGCAGGCAAAACGTTTGCACTGACCGGTGCCATCGGTACTTGTCAGGCGACGATTTCTATCGGCGTGTCAACGTTGGCTGTCGCCAATAATGAAGGCAAGATTGAGAATGTTGCGCGTGATTTATTACAGGCAGCAGATCAGGCTTTATTCAGAGCGAAGAATCAAGGTCGTAACCGGGTCTGCCGGGCAGATTGA
- a CDS encoding MOSC domain-containing protein translates to MPTITELTLYPIKSCAGIRLRSAAVSESGLSQQIGASLIRDREWMVVDPTGLFLSQRSHPRMALIRPTIEGDHLILLAPDMPALPMALSLAELAPAVSLQVQIWDDLIAAFDCGDNAAAWLSQFLGTACRLVRFDPAGRRLASQKWTGDQEVGTLFSDGFPLLLTSTASLDDLNQKLLLQGRESIPMDRFRPNIVLAEIAAFEEDYASSLDLINHERQIQLKPVKPCTRCTIPAVDQATGEPGPDPVDILQTYRANPLLDGGITFGMNVIVTKGCGQTLYVGDALDIQIAF, encoded by the coding sequence ATGCCTACGATTACTGAACTGACGCTGTACCCGATTAAATCTTGCGCTGGTATCCGCTTACGGTCGGCGGCGGTCAGCGAGTCTGGCTTGTCACAGCAGATCGGCGCAAGCCTGATTCGTGATCGTGAGTGGATGGTGGTTGATCCGACGGGGCTATTTTTAAGCCAGCGCAGCCATCCTCGCATGGCATTGATACGCCCAACGATAGAGGGCGATCATTTAATACTGCTTGCGCCTGATATGCCAGCATTGCCAATGGCGCTTAGCCTGGCTGAGCTGGCACCAGCGGTATCTTTGCAAGTACAAATCTGGGACGATCTGATCGCTGCGTTTGACTGTGGCGACAACGCCGCGGCTTGGTTGAGTCAGTTCTTGGGCACCGCTTGTCGTTTGGTACGCTTTGATCCTGCTGGTCGACGATTAGCCAGCCAAAAATGGACCGGCGATCAGGAGGTCGGCACGCTGTTTTCAGACGGATTCCCGCTGTTGCTGACGTCTACTGCATCGCTCGATGATCTAAACCAAAAGTTACTCTTGCAAGGTCGTGAGTCGATTCCTATGGATCGCTTCCGCCCCAACATCGTGCTTGCTGAGATAGCCGCGTTTGAAGAGGACTATGCGAGTAGTTTGGACCTCATCAATCATGAGCGCCAAATCCAGCTCAAGCCGGTCAAGCCTTGCACTCGCTGCACAATCCCCGCCGTAGATCAAGCCACCGGAGAACCCGGACCTGATCCGGTAGATATTTTGCAAACCTATCGCGCCAATCCTCTGCTGGATGGCGGGATCACATTCGGGATGAACGTAATTGTGACAAAAGGTTGCGGTCAAACACTATATGTTGGTGATGCGTTAGATATTCAGATAGCATTCTAA
- a CDS encoding GlxA family transcriptional regulator, which yields MLIETPIQSQTQFLSNAVKNTVTVAVLAFDGISPFHLSVPCLVFGEQHGEFKLPAFKLKVCVFAAKAGKHVVTTSAGFSINTSHGLSALARADMIVIPSWHTDLRPAPAALLSALRKAHRAGVRIIGLCLGAFVVAEAGLLDQRMATTHWAVAKEFLQRFPQVHLDSNVLYVDHGDVITSAGTAAGIDCCLHVLRSQYGAEIAAHVARRLVVAPHRQGGQAQYIEQPVPSLASDDRLSKVLEWMLQHLAEPQHLDQLAEKALMSRRSFTRHFQQLTGTTVGKWLLNQRLAQAQRQLESSKRSIDDIAVDTGFGSALLLRRYFAREFNLSPSAYRQAFQGK from the coding sequence ATGCTTATTGAAACTCCAATTCAATCTCAGACTCAATTCCTGTCTAACGCCGTGAAGAACACTGTCACGGTGGCTGTACTGGCATTTGATGGTATTAGTCCGTTTCATTTATCGGTTCCTTGCCTGGTGTTCGGTGAGCAGCATGGCGAATTTAAATTACCTGCGTTCAAGCTGAAAGTGTGTGTCTTCGCAGCGAAGGCTGGCAAACATGTGGTGACGACAAGTGCTGGTTTTTCGATCAACACGAGTCATGGTTTATCTGCCTTAGCACGGGCGGATATGATAGTGATCCCGTCATGGCATACCGATTTGCGACCTGCACCGGCTGCACTGCTGAGTGCTTTGCGTAAAGCGCATCGGGCTGGTGTGCGGATTATTGGTTTATGTCTGGGTGCGTTTGTGGTGGCGGAAGCGGGCTTGCTTGATCAGAGGATGGCAACAACTCATTGGGCAGTTGCGAAAGAATTTTTACAGCGTTTTCCACAAGTACACCTCGATTCCAATGTCTTGTATGTTGACCATGGGGATGTGATTACTTCGGCGGGTACGGCGGCGGGGATTGATTGCTGCTTGCATGTGCTGCGCTCTCAGTATGGTGCGGAGATTGCAGCGCATGTCGCCCGGCGTCTGGTGGTGGCGCCACATCGCCAAGGCGGACAAGCACAATATATTGAGCAACCTGTGCCTAGCCTAGCCAGCGATGACCGTTTATCTAAAGTGCTGGAATGGATGCTGCAGCATCTTGCGGAGCCGCAACATCTGGATCAGCTGGCAGAAAAAGCCTTGATGAGCCGACGCAGTTTTACGCGCCACTTCCAGCAGTTAACTGGTACCACCGTCGGTAAATGGCTGCTCAATCAGCGACTGGCACAGGCGCAACGTCAGCTAGAATCGAGTAAGCGCTCGATTGATGACATCGCGGTGGATACCGGCTTTGGCTCGGCGCTATTATTGCGACGCTATTTTGCGAGGGAATTTAATCTCTCGCCCTCGGCTTACCGGCAAGCGTTTCAAGGTAAGTAG
- a CDS encoding isochorismatase family protein has translation MTTPISIPTTPKRALIVIDVQNEYFTGNMRIEYPDPQVSLHHIALAMDAAKAAGIPILVVQHSAPENSPIFARDSANWELHATVKSRPYDHLIEKSMASIFVGTDAKQWLEKNHIDTLTIVGYMTHNCNASTIYQAAHDAYQVEILSDATGALPYENSAGYASAEEIHRTFNVVFQSNFGAVASTAEWIKLINTGGVLEKSNVLVSHLAGRAHPSA, from the coding sequence ATGACTACGCCCATATCCATTCCGACCACACCGAAGCGCGCATTGATAGTGATCGATGTACAGAACGAATATTTTACGGGCAACATGCGGATCGAATATCCAGATCCGCAAGTGTCCCTGCATCATATTGCTCTTGCGATGGACGCAGCCAAGGCGGCAGGTATCCCGATTTTGGTAGTACAACATTCCGCGCCCGAAAACTCCCCCATCTTTGCGCGCGACTCTGCCAATTGGGAGTTACATGCAACGGTCAAAAGTCGCCCTTATGATCATTTGATCGAAAAGTCCATGGCCAGTATTTTTGTCGGCACGGATGCCAAACAATGGCTGGAAAAAAATCACATTGATACCCTGACAATCGTTGGCTACATGACGCATAACTGCAACGCCAGCACCATTTATCAAGCGGCACATGATGCTTATCAAGTCGAAATTTTGTCCGACGCGACCGGCGCTTTACCCTACGAAAATAGCGCAGGATACGCCAGCGCAGAAGAAATCCATCGCACTTTTAATGTCGTATTCCAATCTAACTTCGGCGCAGTGGCTAGCACCGCAGAATGGATCAAGTTAATTAATACAGGCGGTGTGTTGGAGAAGAGCAACGTATTGGTGTCGCATCTGGCCGGGCGGGCGCATCCATCTGCTTAA
- the ychF gene encoding redox-regulated ATPase YchF, translating into MSLKCGIVGLPNVGKSTLFNALTKAGIPAENYPFCTIEPNVGMVEVPDPRLAQLAAIVKPERIQNAIVEFVDIAGLVAGASKGEGLGNQFLAHIRETDAIVNVVRCFVDDNVIHVAGKVSPLDDIEVIQTELALADMSSVEKAIHRENKKARSGDKDAAKLVAILERIMPALNDAKPVRALGLDAEEMLLIKPLCLITAKPAMYVANVSDTGFKDNPLLDQLTAYAQSQNAPIVAICASIEAEIADLDDADKTDFLNDMGMEEPGLDRLIRAAFKLLGLQTYFTAGVKEVRAWTIHVGDTAPQAAGVIHTDFERGFIRAQTIAFDDFINFKGEAGAKDAGKMRAEGKEYVVKDGDVLNFLFNV; encoded by the coding sequence ATGAGTCTCAAATGCGGCATCGTCGGCCTGCCTAACGTCGGCAAATCTACTCTTTTTAATGCACTGACCAAAGCAGGCATCCCGGCAGAAAACTATCCTTTCTGTACGATCGAACCCAATGTCGGCATGGTAGAGGTACCCGATCCGCGTCTGGCGCAATTGGCCGCCATCGTTAAACCAGAACGTATCCAAAACGCGATTGTTGAGTTTGTCGATATCGCTGGGCTGGTTGCCGGTGCCTCGAAAGGCGAAGGCTTGGGCAATCAGTTCCTCGCCCACATCCGCGAAACCGATGCTATCGTCAACGTCGTACGCTGCTTTGTAGATGACAATGTGATCCACGTCGCAGGCAAGGTCAGCCCGCTCGATGATATCGAAGTCATTCAGACTGAACTGGCATTGGCCGATATGAGCTCGGTAGAAAAAGCCATCCACCGCGAAAACAAAAAAGCCCGCTCCGGCGACAAAGATGCCGCCAAACTGGTCGCCATATTAGAGCGCATCATGCCCGCACTGAACGACGCAAAACCAGTGCGCGCCCTGGGTCTGGACGCAGAAGAAATGCTGTTGATCAAGCCACTTTGCCTGATCACTGCCAAGCCAGCGATGTACGTCGCTAACGTATCCGATACCGGTTTTAAAGATAATCCCTTACTGGATCAACTGACTGCCTACGCCCAATCACAAAATGCGCCTATCGTCGCCATTTGTGCATCGATCGAAGCAGAAATTGCCGATCTGGATGACGCCGATAAAACCGATTTCTTAAACGACATGGGCATGGAAGAGCCGGGACTAGATCGCCTAATCCGCGCCGCATTCAAACTGCTTGGCCTGCAAACTTATTTCACCGCCGGTGTCAAAGAAGTCCGCGCCTGGACCATTCATGTCGGTGATACCGCACCACAGGCAGCAGGCGTGATCCACACCGATTTCGAACGCGGCTTCATCCGTGCACAAACCATAGCGTTTGATGACTTCATCAACTTTAAAGGTGAAGCTGGTGCAAAAGACGCAGGTAAGATGCGCGCTGAAGGTAAGGAATATGTGGTTAAGGATGGTGATGTGCTGAACTTCTTGTTTAACGTCTAA
- a CDS encoding nuclear transport factor 2 family protein, producing MTKLLITLGLACAFTLPLSAQAQVAVQANPNQAALLASPDTQVAANKRLVYDFWREVFEGGHMDLADKYLTESYIQHNPNVASGRAAFVDFFSKFTKPSPIAAQIKAPLVSIVGDGDMVVLSFVRQYDDPKDATKKYTTTWFDMFRIQDGKIAEHWDSALKK from the coding sequence TTGACTAAATTGTTAATCACTTTAGGTTTGGCGTGTGCTTTTACATTGCCGTTGTCAGCGCAGGCTCAGGTTGCGGTGCAAGCTAATCCAAATCAAGCAGCCTTATTGGCAAGCCCTGATACACAGGTTGCGGCAAATAAGCGCCTGGTGTATGACTTTTGGCGTGAGGTATTTGAGGGGGGACATATGGATCTGGCGGATAAATATCTGACCGAATCATATATTCAGCACAATCCGAATGTGGCGTCAGGACGCGCTGCGTTTGTCGATTTTTTCTCTAAATTTACCAAACCATCCCCGATTGCTGCGCAGATCAAAGCACCACTTGTGTCCATCGTTGGCGATGGCGATATGGTCGTTCTTAGTTTTGTCCGTCAGTATGACGATCCCAAAGATGCCACCAAAAAATATACCACGACCTGGTTTGACATGTTCCGTATTCAGGACGGAAAAATTGCCGAACACTGGGATAGCGCTTTGAAAAAATAA
- a CDS encoding MATE family efflux transporter produces MKTKILTESRAMWQLAWPVLIGQLATVGMGVADVAMTGHASANDLAAVALGASLWAMVLVTVMGVMMAINAIVAHEVGANAHHKIPHIVRQSLWMGLGVGLVGCVLLNLSTVVFDHIYLEDSVRDKAAQFVHVISIGLPPFACYRALYGYTASLNQTKPVMVIALFGLAFNVCINWLLIYGHWGLPKLGATGCAVATGVGMWLMLGAMVLWIKKAPAYQSTYPFTHREPAHWPEIRKMLRMGLPIGVTYFAEVSAFCVIGLLVARFGVVTVSAHQIALNFSSLVFMVPLSFGIASVTRVGQAMGENDTQRARFSSWVGVGLSLGFAVISALMITLFRQEIAAAYTSDVAVQQVTVKLLLLAAIFQLSDGAQVAASSAIRGYKITRTPMLIHLTAFWGVCIPLGCILGLAPEWFPLRPAEPMAASGFWISLVVGLTIAAVSLVVYLHRVSTRYLKKNTALA; encoded by the coding sequence ATGAAAACAAAAATCCTTACCGAATCCCGCGCCATGTGGCAACTCGCCTGGCCTGTCCTGATCGGCCAACTCGCTACCGTCGGCATGGGTGTCGCCGATGTGGCGATGACGGGGCATGCCAGTGCCAATGATCTGGCCGCTGTCGCGCTGGGTGCATCTTTGTGGGCGATGGTGCTGGTCACCGTGATGGGTGTGATGATGGCAATCAATGCGATCGTGGCGCATGAGGTCGGGGCTAATGCACATCATAAAATCCCGCATATCGTCCGCCAGTCCTTGTGGATGGGCTTGGGCGTGGGTCTGGTGGGATGTGTCTTGCTCAATCTGTCCACCGTGGTATTCGATCATATTTATCTGGAAGATAGCGTACGAGATAAAGCCGCGCAATTTGTGCATGTGATCAGTATTGGCTTGCCGCCTTTTGCCTGCTACCGCGCGCTCTATGGCTATACCGCCAGCCTGAACCAAACCAAGCCGGTGATGGTGATCGCGCTATTTGGATTGGCTTTTAATGTGTGTATTAACTGGTTGCTGATTTATGGCCATTGGGGCTTACCAAAATTGGGCGCAACAGGCTGTGCCGTAGCGACTGGCGTCGGTATGTGGCTGATGTTGGGAGCCATGGTCTTATGGATTAAAAAAGCACCGGCCTATCAATCAACTTACCCGTTCACACATAGAGAACCTGCACACTGGCCAGAGATACGCAAGATGCTGCGCATGGGCTTGCCCATCGGGGTGACCTATTTTGCGGAAGTCAGTGCATTTTGTGTGATCGGCTTACTGGTGGCACGCTTTGGTGTAGTCACGGTATCGGCACATCAGATTGCCTTAAATTTTTCGTCCCTGGTGTTTATGGTGCCGCTGAGTTTTGGTATTGCCTCGGTAACACGTGTCGGTCAGGCGATGGGGGAAAATGACACGCAACGTGCCCGTTTTTCATCTTGGGTAGGCGTAGGTTTATCGCTGGGATTTGCGGTGATATCGGCGTTGATGATCACCCTGTTCAGGCAAGAAATCGCAGCAGCGTACACCAGCGATGTCGCCGTCCAGCAAGTGACGGTCAAGCTATTACTGCTGGCAGCGATCTTCCAGTTATCCGATGGTGCTCAGGTCGCCGCATCTTCCGCGATACGAGGTTACAAAATCACCCGCACGCCGATGCTGATCCATCTGACAGCGTTCTGGGGTGTCTGTATTCCACTCGGTTGCATACTAGGTTTGGCACCTGAGTGGTTCCCGCTGCGGCCAGCAGAACCAATGGCTGCCAGCGGTTTCTGGATATCGCTGGTGGTTGGATTAACCATTGCCGCTGTATCGCTGGTGGTGTATTTACACCGCGTCTCGACTAGGTATTTGAAGAAAAATACTGCGCTCGCTTAA